TAGCAAGCAGGGATAGAAAATTTAAATCTTTAATTAGCGAGAAGAATTTTTCTATCGCTATGTATTTACGTACCGCTGATATCGGTAGAACCTATATTTTTAAAGATGGAAAGATCACTTCAAAAGCTGGAAAGAATCCTTCTGCCGATATAAAAATGGTCTATGAAACAGCTGAAGATGCCATGAAGGTTATGGTGCCATGGCGTGATTATCAAGAAGTCATCGATATTCTTAAAAACTTTAAAATGGATGCCATTGGTGACGAAGAATATGTCATTCATTTCACTAAGATTCTTAGTGCTATTACCGATAGTCAAATTAAATATGGTGTACCGCAAGAAGACGGGACAACTCGCTTGGTAAATAACACCAACGGTGGTCCGGTTTTCGTTTATGTTAAAGATGACAAAATCATTCGCATCACTCCTATTGAGCTTGATGAAGACGATCCAGAACCATGGGTCATCGAAGCAAGAGGCCACAAATTCCAACCAACTAAAAAAGTGACCGTCAGTCCTCATACTCAAGGTATCAAGTCCACTATCTATTCTAAAGATCGTATTCTTTACCCAATGAAACGTGTTGATTTCGATCCTAATGGTGAAAGAAATCCACAAAACCGTGGTATTTCTGGTTATGAAAGAATCAGCTGGGAAGAAGCAACAGACATCGTTGCTAACGAAATCACACGCGTAAAAACAGAACATGGACCAGGCGCAATCATGAATGGTTCTGGCTCTCACCATACATGGGGTAACCTCGGTTATTGGCTGTCAGCTCGCCCTCGCTTCTTCAACGCAATAGGCACCTCTTACGTTGTACATAACCCAGATAGCTGGGAAGGTTTCTATTGGGGTGCTATGCACCATTGGGGAAACTCGTTACGGTTAGGCGCGCCAGACACCTATTCAACCGTAGAAGATGCGCTAAAGCACTGTGAAATGATCGTTTTCTGGTCAAGTGACCCTGAATCTACTAGTGGCGTATATGGCGCTATGGAAGGCACACAGCGTCGTCTTTGGGCAAAACAGTTGGGTATCGAATTTGTTCATATCGACCCATTCTACAACCACACAGCTGGTTTGCTTGGTGGTAAATGGTTTGGTACTAAACCGGGCTCAAGTAACGCAATGGCACTTGCTATCGCATATGTTTGGATGCAAGAAGGCCTATACGATAAAGATTTCGTTGCAGATAAAACGGAAGGCTTTGAAGAGTGGATGGAGTACGTCTTAGGTAACGAAGACGGTATTCCTAAAACCCCAGAATGGCAAGAAGCTGAAACCGATATACCAGCACATGATGTTAGAGCACTTGCTAGACGTTGGGGTAACAAAAAAGTTTACCTTGCAGCGGGCGGTTTGCAAGGGTTTGGTTCAGCATGTAGAAGTGCAACTGGCGCAGAGTGGGCTCGCTCAATGGTCTGCTTAATGGCGATGCAAGGTATTGGTAAGCCAGGTGTTAACATGGGCAACCTCCAACAAGGTACACCTGTTGATACTCGCTTCTTCTTCCCTGGGTATTCAGAAGGTGGATTATCTGGAGATTATGAAGGCACTGGTTTAGGTGTAAACATGTACCAGCGTATGCCTCAAGTCATGACGATTAATACCGTTAAGCAAAAAGTGCCTCGTTTACGGATTCCTGAAGCCATCCTAAACGGTGAAGCTGAAGGTTATTTTACCGATACTAAGTGTATCGAAGGTCAATTTTCCGATTTCAAATATCCAGCACCAGGCCATGCACCAATCAAAATGTACTACAAGTACGGTGGTTCTCATTTCGGTACCATGAATGAGACCAATCGATATGCACATATGTATCGAAGCGCCAATCTGGAGACCGTGGTCAATCAGTCTATCTGGATGGAAGGTGAAGCTAATTTTGCAGACATCATACTGCCAGCTTGTACCAACTTTGAGCGTTGGGACATCGGTGAGTTTGCCAACTGTGGCGGCTATATTGCCCACTGTTACACTCAGGTAAACCACCGCGTTGTCACCATTCAGCATAAATGTATTGAACCATTGGGCGAATCTAAGTCGGATTACGAAATCTTCTTGCTCATTGCTAAAAAACTAGGGCTTGGCGCGTACTTCTCCGAAGGCTCTTCAGAAATTGAGTGGGTACATCGCCTATTTAATGGTACTGATCTTCCGGATAAAATTTCGTGGAAGCAATTCCTGAAAAAGGGCTATTACGTTGTTCCACCACCAAAAGCTGAAGACCGAGACCCGGTTTCTTGGAACTGGTACTACGAAGGCAGAAAGAAAGATGTACCTGAGATGAATCCACTTCCTGGTGACTATAAAGCAAACTTTAAAGAAGGGTTGCAAACTCAAAGTGGTAAAATCGAGTTTGTTTGTAATAGTTTAAAACGTTTCGCTCCAGATGATCCAGAGCGTCCGATTATGACTAAATATATCCCATCTTGGGAAGGCCCTCATTCAGGGGAACTTTATGAGAAATATCCACTACAGATGATTTCTCCTCATAGCCGGTATAGTTTCCATACTATGGCTGATGGTAAAGATTCGCATATCAACGACATAGAAGATCATCGAGTTGAAGTGGATGGCTACTACTACTGGATAATGCGTATTAATGAACAAGATGCAGCGGATAGAGGCATCGTCCATCACCAACTTATTGAGGCATACAATGATCGTGGTTCAGTAATTTGTGCAGCTCACGTAACACAGCGAGTACCAAGAGGTACCACGCATTCCTATGAGTCCTCTGCATTGTACGAACCAATTGGAGTCCCTGGCCACTCTCCGGATCGTGGTGGTTCAGTTAATATTTTGACCCCTAGCCGAGCGATCATAAAGAAATCACACTCAACAGCCTGTAACTCATGCTTGATTAATATTCGTGCTTGGGAGGAAAAATAAAATGGAAAAATGGAACCTCATTGTAGACGTAGAGCGTTGCGAAAACTGTAATAACTGCTTTCTAGCAGATAAAGATGAATATTGTGGTAACAGCTTTCCAGGCTATACCGACGAGCAACCAAGACATGGGCATAAGTGGATTGATATTAAGCGCAGAGAACGTGGAAGCGATTCATTAATCGATGTGGCTTATTTACCAACCATGTGCAACAACTGTAAAGACGCCCCATGTGTCAAAGCGGCTAAGAACGGCGAAATCTATCGCAGAGAAGACGGCATTGTCATGATCCACCCAGAAAAAGCAAAGGGAGAAAAACGTCTTGTTAAGAGTTGTCCTTATGGTCATATCTGGTGGAATGAGGAGTTAAAAGTACCTCAAAAATGGTTCTTTGATGCTCACCTGTTAGATGCTGGTTGGAAAGAGCCTCGTTGCGTTCAATCTTGCGCCACTGGTTGTCTAGAGTCACTCAAAGTAACCGATGAAGAAATGGCAGAACAAGTCAAATCTCAAGGCTTGGAAGTCCTTAAACCTGAATTAGAGACGCAACCTCGCATCTGGTACAAAAATCTTTATCGCTTTAATAAAGAGCATATCGCAGGCAGCGTTATTACCATCAAAGATGGCTTAAAAGACTGCGCTGGAAACGCTGAAGTTATTTTGATGAAAGGCAATAAGGAAATAGATCGATTGAATACCGATTATTTTGGCGATTTTAAGTTCGACGATATCGAACCCAATTCCGGTGAATACCTAGTTAAAGTCACGCTTAATGACCTGACCTATACACAAACCATCGACCTAACAAACAGTATCAATTTAGGTGTGTTACTCATTAGTTAACATCTCTATCTTTGACTCCTTCTGTTGAGTTGTAACAACTACGTGGGCAGACACTATAATTGAGATTTCAATAAAGTGCCTGCCCATATTATATCTATGGTTTACCAAGAAGCATTTACTAGAGTCAGAGTAGGATGCCGGGGACTTTTATTTCCGCTGGTTTTGTTGTCACTAATAATTGTTGTGCCAGATCTCTGTGGTTATTGATAAAAAACTGCCTGAATTGCTGAACACATTGAGATGTTCGATTGCTGGGATGATAGTAAAGATTTAGGTACCACCTATCCGTCTCATATTCCGTTAATAAAGGAACAAGCGCTCCCTCATCAATAAGTGGGTTAACCATAAATTTGGGAAGATAAGCTATTCCCATTGACGACACGGCTGCCGCTACCACCATTACCGAATCTGATATTTGCAGTTTTTTATCAATACAAATTGGAATGGTTTCATTTGAATCGCGAAAAATCCACTGACCAGAATCAAAAAATGACCCCGAATATAGACAGCGATGGTTCGTTAGTTCTGATGGGATAAGAGGCTCACCATTTTGTCTAATATACTCAGGAGAAGCTACCGTAACAAAACTCTCTTCCAATAAGTTCGTCACATCTAAATGCTGAGGTTCTTCGCTCTGTCGAGTATTCGAGGTAGACGAGGACATAATAAAATCATGAAGATGGCTGTGCTCCATTGCCCG
The DNA window shown above is from Vibrio algarum and carries:
- a CDS encoding molybdopterin-dependent oxidoreductase; amino-acid sequence: MKITKIAVDKQFKTVLWGLTQAIKLLASRDRKFKSLISEKNFSIAMYLRTADIGRTYIFKDGKITSKAGKNPSADIKMVYETAEDAMKVMVPWRDYQEVIDILKNFKMDAIGDEEYVIHFTKILSAITDSQIKYGVPQEDGTTRLVNNTNGGPVFVYVKDDKIIRITPIELDEDDPEPWVIEARGHKFQPTKKVTVSPHTQGIKSTIYSKDRILYPMKRVDFDPNGERNPQNRGISGYERISWEEATDIVANEITRVKTEHGPGAIMNGSGSHHTWGNLGYWLSARPRFFNAIGTSYVVHNPDSWEGFYWGAMHHWGNSLRLGAPDTYSTVEDALKHCEMIVFWSSDPESTSGVYGAMEGTQRRLWAKQLGIEFVHIDPFYNHTAGLLGGKWFGTKPGSSNAMALAIAYVWMQEGLYDKDFVADKTEGFEEWMEYVLGNEDGIPKTPEWQEAETDIPAHDVRALARRWGNKKVYLAAGGLQGFGSACRSATGAEWARSMVCLMAMQGIGKPGVNMGNLQQGTPVDTRFFFPGYSEGGLSGDYEGTGLGVNMYQRMPQVMTINTVKQKVPRLRIPEAILNGEAEGYFTDTKCIEGQFSDFKYPAPGHAPIKMYYKYGGSHFGTMNETNRYAHMYRSANLETVVNQSIWMEGEANFADIILPACTNFERWDIGEFANCGGYIAHCYTQVNHRVVTIQHKCIEPLGESKSDYEIFLLIAKKLGLGAYFSEGSSEIEWVHRLFNGTDLPDKISWKQFLKKGYYVVPPPKAEDRDPVSWNWYYEGRKKDVPEMNPLPGDYKANFKEGLQTQSGKIEFVCNSLKRFAPDDPERPIMTKYIPSWEGPHSGELYEKYPLQMISPHSRYSFHTMADGKDSHINDIEDHRVEVDGYYYWIMRINEQDAADRGIVHHQLIEAYNDRGSVICAAHVTQRVPRGTTHSYESSALYEPIGVPGHSPDRGGSVNILTPSRAIIKKSHSTACNSCLINIRAWEEK
- a CDS encoding LysR family transcriptional regulator; the protein is MSEINKPSFQKPVDPQLMAKILFFVELVNMKTITKASERCGVSKSTGSRWLCELQDELGIPLYQGSKVDNKITDAGLFLYEQFSQVNEDVNEILNQLTHYATETIGKVSICCAPIPLYSERLVLTLINDFTKLNPNVEVQLVVTPRAMEHSHLHDFIMSSSTSNTRQSEEPQHLDVTNLLEESFVTVASPEYIRQNGEPLIPSELTNHRCLYSGSFFDSGQWIFRDSNETIPICIDKKLQISDSVMVVAAAVSSMGIAYLPKFMVNPLIDEGALVPLLTEYETDRWYLNLYYHPSNRTSQCVQQFRQFFINNHRDLAQQLLVTTKPAEIKVPGILL
- a CDS encoding 4Fe-4S dicluster domain-containing protein, translated to MEKWNLIVDVERCENCNNCFLADKDEYCGNSFPGYTDEQPRHGHKWIDIKRRERGSDSLIDVAYLPTMCNNCKDAPCVKAAKNGEIYRREDGIVMIHPEKAKGEKRLVKSCPYGHIWWNEELKVPQKWFFDAHLLDAGWKEPRCVQSCATGCLESLKVTDEEMAEQVKSQGLEVLKPELETQPRIWYKNLYRFNKEHIAGSVITIKDGLKDCAGNAEVILMKGNKEIDRLNTDYFGDFKFDDIEPNSGEYLVKVTLNDLTYTQTIDLTNSINLGVLLIS